In one Candidatus Binatia bacterium genomic region, the following are encoded:
- the tsaE gene encoding tRNA (adenosine(37)-N6)-threonylcarbamoyltransferase complex ATPase subunit type 1 TsaE: MKSFSLISHSAAQTHAWGKKLGRLFKGGEIIGLTGALGSGKTCFARGVAEGAGVGKEAWIRSPTFTLINEYDGRLPIYHIDLYRIGNARELEELNLREYLFSDGASVVEWFEHLPPGEIDEWLEIDFEHRSGHERRLTFTAHGRQYEKILERIQNPESRIQKGRGDSGF, translated from the coding sequence ATGAAATCTTTTTCGCTGATCTCGCACTCCGCCGCGCAAACCCATGCGTGGGGCAAAAAGTTGGGCCGGTTGTTCAAGGGCGGCGAAATTATCGGACTCACCGGCGCGCTGGGAAGCGGCAAGACCTGCTTCGCCCGCGGCGTGGCCGAAGGGGCGGGCGTCGGCAAAGAGGCGTGGATCCGCAGCCCCACGTTCACCCTGATCAACGAGTACGACGGCCGGCTGCCGATCTACCACATCGATCTCTATCGCATCGGCAACGCGCGAGAGCTGGAGGAGTTGAATCTCCGCGAATACCTTTTCTCCGACGGCGCGAGCGTCGTCGAATGGTTCGAGCATCTTCCGCCGGGCGAGATCGATGAGTGGCTTGAGATCGACTTTGAGCATAGAAGCGGACATGAGCGGCGGTTGACCTTTACCGCTCACGGAAGGCAATATGAGAAAATACTGGAAAGAATTCAGAATCCAGAATCCAGAATTCAGAAGGGACGGGGGGATTCTGGATTCTGA
- a CDS encoding aspartate kinase encodes MGLIVQKYGGTSVGSVERIKNLARKAVAAKKAGHDLIVVVSAMAGETNRLVALAQQICESPDERERDVLLASGEQVSTALLALAIKGLGYKARSLLAHQMHIQTDNVYGKARIKSIDSARALQSIKDGEIVVVAGFQGVDEQDNITTLGRGGSDTSAVAIAAALNAEVCEIYTDVEGVFTTDPNICPAARKLDRISYEEMIEMASMGAKVLQIRSVELGMKFKVPIHVRSSFSDSEGTWIVEEDLTMDAVLVSGVTCDKDEAKVTLLGVPDRPGLAAQIFGPIAAANIVVDMIIQNASEAGTTDLTFTVPRADYKKAIALVENMADKIKAKGVTIDPDIAKVSIIGVGMRTHAGVAARMFQVLSREGVNIEMISTSEIKISVVIDEKNTERAVRALHKEFIENQAAV; translated from the coding sequence ATGGGACTGATCGTGCAGAAATACGGCGGCACATCCGTCGGCAGCGTCGAGCGGATTAAGAACCTCGCCAGAAAAGCCGTCGCCGCCAAAAAGGCCGGTCACGACCTGATCGTCGTGGTCTCGGCGATGGCCGGCGAGACCAACCGGCTGGTCGCTCTCGCGCAACAAATCTGCGAATCGCCCGACGAGCGCGAGCGGGACGTCCTGCTGGCTTCGGGCGAGCAGGTCTCCACGGCGCTGCTCGCGCTCGCGATCAAGGGGTTGGGATATAAAGCGCGCTCGCTGCTCGCGCACCAGATGCACATACAGACGGACAACGTCTACGGCAAGGCGCGGATCAAGAGCATCGACTCGGCGCGCGCGCTTCAGTCGATCAAGGACGGAGAGATCGTCGTCGTCGCCGGCTTCCAGGGCGTGGACGAACAGGACAACATCACGACTCTCGGCCGCGGCGGCTCGGACACCAGCGCGGTCGCCATCGCCGCAGCGCTGAACGCCGAGGTGTGCGAGATCTACACCGACGTGGAAGGGGTCTTCACCACCGATCCCAACATCTGCCCGGCGGCCAGGAAGCTCGACCGCATCTCCTACGAGGAGATGATCGAGATGGCGAGCATGGGCGCCAAGGTGCTGCAGATCCGCTCCGTCGAGCTGGGAATGAAATTCAAAGTGCCGATCCATGTCCGATCGAGCTTCAGCGATAGCGAGGGGACGTGGATCGTCGAGGAGGATTTAACCATGGATGCGGTTCTCGTCTCGGGCGTGACTTGCGATAAGGACGAGGCGAAGGTCACTCTGCTCGGGGTTCCGGACCGTCCCGGACTTGCCGCGCAAATCTTCGGCCCGATCGCCGCGGCCAATATTGTCGTCGACATGATCATCCAGAACGCCAGCGAGGCGGGGACGACCGATTTGACTTTTACCGTGCCCAGGGCGGATTATAAAAAAGCCATCGCGCTGGTCGAAAACATGGCCGATAAGATCAAGGCGAAAGGGGTCACGATCGATCCCGACATCGCCAAGGTCTCGATCATCGGCGTCGGCATGCGCACCCACGCCGGCGTGGCGGCGCGCATGTTTCAGGTGTTGTCGCGCGAGGGCGTCAACATCGAGATGATCTCCACGTCGGAGATTAAAATATCTGTGGTGATCGACGAAAAAAACACCGAGCGGGCGGTCAGGGCGCTGCACAAAGAATTCATCGAGAACCAGGCGGCCGTATGA
- the cimA gene encoding citramalate synthase: MKDVLIYDTTLRDGCQAEDVSFTLEDKLRIAEKLDEVGVDYVEGGFPGSNPRDEEFFRAVKKLKLKHARIAAFGMTRKSSSRPSQDLSLKTLLNADTPVVTLVGKTWDLHVRDDLRISMKENVEMIADSIAYMKERVGEVIFDAEHFFDGYRSNPGHAVDCLKAAQEGGADWIVLCDTNGGRLPGEIRAAIAALQGVISKPLGIHCHNDGELAVANTLTAVEMGVRQVQGTINGFGERCGNLNLCSAIADLQLKMGKQCVAPEQLKKLRDVSHFLYELANISPNKHQPYVGDSAFAHKGGMHVAGILKNRETYEHIDPELVGNRQRVLVSDLAGRSNIIYKAKEYGVDLDNHDHAVQQILRRIKDLESQGYEFEAAEASFELLIQEALDRKRKNFRLIGFRVIDEKRKEGEPPISEATIMVEVDGVLEHAAAMGNGPVNALDSALRKALTKFYPALKEVELLDYKVRVLSSGEGTGASVRVLIESGDKKDRWGTVGVSHNVIEASWQAVVDSIDYKLYKDTKPATGARQ; this comes from the coding sequence ATGAAAGACGTTTTGATCTACGACACGACGCTCCGCGACGGCTGCCAGGCGGAGGACGTCTCCTTCACCTTGGAGGACAAGCTCCGCATCGCCGAGAAGCTGGACGAAGTCGGCGTCGATTACGTCGAGGGCGGTTTTCCCGGCTCCAACCCGCGCGACGAGGAATTCTTCAGAGCGGTCAAGAAGCTCAAGCTCAAGCACGCGCGAATCGCCGCGTTCGGCATGACGCGCAAGTCTTCTTCACGGCCGTCGCAGGACCTGAGCTTGAAGACGCTCCTCAACGCCGACACCCCGGTCGTGACTCTCGTGGGCAAGACGTGGGACCTCCACGTGCGCGACGACTTGAGGATCAGCATGAAAGAGAACGTAGAGATGATCGCCGACTCGATCGCCTATATGAAGGAGCGCGTGGGCGAGGTGATCTTCGACGCCGAGCATTTCTTCGACGGCTATCGCTCGAATCCCGGGCACGCCGTGGATTGCTTGAAGGCGGCGCAAGAGGGCGGGGCGGATTGGATCGTTCTCTGCGACACCAACGGCGGGCGGCTGCCGGGCGAGATTCGCGCCGCCATCGCCGCGCTCCAGGGAGTGATCTCGAAGCCGCTCGGAATCCATTGCCACAACGACGGCGAGCTCGCGGTCGCCAACACTTTGACGGCGGTCGAGATGGGCGTGCGCCAGGTGCAGGGGACGATCAACGGCTTCGGCGAGCGCTGCGGCAATCTCAACCTTTGCTCGGCGATCGCGGACCTGCAGCTCAAGATGGGCAAGCAGTGCGTGGCGCCCGAGCAGCTCAAGAAATTGCGCGACGTGTCGCACTTTTTGTACGAGCTTGCCAATATCAGCCCGAACAAGCACCAGCCCTACGTCGGCGACAGCGCTTTCGCCCACAAGGGCGGCATGCACGTGGCGGGCATTCTCAAGAACCGCGAGACCTACGAGCACATCGACCCGGAGCTGGTCGGCAACCGCCAGCGGGTCCTGGTATCGGACCTGGCGGGGCGCAGCAACATCATTTACAAGGCCAAGGAATACGGCGTCGATCTCGACAACCACGATCACGCCGTGCAGCAGATTCTGCGCCGGATCAAGGATCTCGAAAGCCAGGGTTACGAGTTCGAGGCGGCGGAAGCGTCGTTCGAGCTTTTGATCCAGGAGGCGCTCGACCGCAAAAGAAAGAATTTCCGCCTCATCGGCTTTCGCGTGATCGACGAGAAAAGGAAAGAAGGCGAGCCGCCGATCTCCGAGGCGACGATCATGGTCGAGGTGGACGGCGTCCTGGAGCATGCCGCCGCGATGGGCAACGGTCCGGTGAACGCGCTCGACAGCGCGCTGCGCAAAGCCCTGACCAAATTCTATCCGGCGCTGAAGGAGGTCGAGCTGCTCGACTATAAAGTCCGCGTGCTGTCTTCCGGCGAAGGAACGGGCGCTTCGGTGCGCGTGCTGATCGAATCGGGAGACAAGAAGGACCGCTGGGGCACGGTCGGCGTTTCGCACAACGTGATCGAAGCGAGCTGGCAGGCGGTCGTGGATAGCATCGACTACAAGTTATATAAGGATACGAAGCCGGCAACGGGCGCCAGGCAATAG
- the cysE gene encoding serine O-acetyltransferase, producing MWRTLKEDIQVVFQRDPAARNLGEVLFTYPGFHALFFYRMSHALWSRGLKALGRLVSNIGRSYTGIEIHPGAKIGRRFFIDHGMGVVIGETTDIGDDVTIYQGVTLGGTSLRKEKRHPTVEDWVVIGVGATILGPVTIGRSSRVGAGSVVINSVPPNSTVVGIPGRVVGGEGVQRDAAHMIDLEHHRLPDPVAKAIGALVDYVQKLEKRVNELSARQGGLEEKQAVDNEVLRKVKELLKIQEAER from the coding sequence ATGTGGCGCACGCTTAAAGAAGACATCCAGGTCGTTTTTCAGCGCGATCCGGCGGCGCGCAATCTCGGGGAAGTCCTTTTCACCTATCCCGGCTTTCACGCGCTTTTCTTCTATCGCATGTCTCACGCGCTCTGGTCGCGGGGGCTCAAGGCCCTGGGACGCCTGGTGAGCAACATCGGCCGCTCCTACACGGGAATCGAAATCCATCCGGGCGCGAAGATCGGCCGGCGCTTCTTCATCGATCACGGCATGGGCGTCGTCATCGGCGAAACGACCGATATCGGCGACGACGTGACGATCTACCAGGGCGTGACGCTCGGCGGCACGAGCCTCAGGAAAGAAAAGAGACATCCCACGGTCGAGGATTGGGTGGTCATCGGCGTCGGCGCGACGATTCTCGGGCCGGTGACGATCGGCCGCAGCAGCAGGGTAGGGGCGGGATCGGTCGTCATCAACAGCGTCCCTCCCAACTCGACGGTGGTTGGCATTCCCGGCAGGGTGGTCGGCGGCGAGGGGGTGCAGCGCGACGCGGCGCACATGATCGATCTGGAGCATCATCGGCTGCCCGACCCGGTGGCCAAGGCGATCGGCGCGCTGGTCGATTACGTCCAGAAGCTCGAGAAGCGGGTCAACGAGCTGAGCGCGCGCCAGGGCGGGCTCGAAGAAAAGCAGGCGGTGGACAACGAGGTCCTGCGCAAGGTCAAAGAGCTGCTGAAAATACAGGAAGCGGAAAGATAG